From Lonchura striata isolate bLonStr1 chromosome 3, bLonStr1.mat, whole genome shotgun sequence, one genomic window encodes:
- the PNOC gene encoding prepronociceptin: CAAAARPAPRPRRLPAPAWPSGEAAPPAAAAAKTSEDISRRSPPPPPAKDVQKRYGGFIGVRKAARKWNNQKRFSQFLRQYLGMAPRSTFRPRLPARRRQN, encoded by the exons tgcgccgccgccgcccgcccggcgccgcgcccgcgccgcctccccgccCCGGCCTGGCCCTCGGGCGAagccgcgccgcccgccgccgccgccgccaaaACCTCGGAGGACATTTCCCGgcgctcgccgccgccgccgccggccaaGGATGTGCAGAAACGCTACGGCGGCTTCATCGGCGTGCGCAAGGCGGCGCGCAAGTGGAACAACCAGAAGAGGTTCAGCCAGTTCCTGCGGCAGTACCTGGGCATGGCGCCGCGCTCCA CGTTCCGGCCCCGCCTCCCGGCCCGGCGCCgccaaaattaa